A window of the Streptomyces formicae genome harbors these coding sequences:
- the rpsK gene encoding 30S ribosomal protein S11, with protein sequence MPPKGRQGAAKKVRRKEKKNVAHGHAHIKSTFNNTIVSITDPTGNVISWASAGHVGFKGSRKSTPFAAQMAAESAARRAQEHGMRKVDVFVKGPGSGRETAIRSLQATGLEVGSIQDVTPTPHNGCRPPKRRRV encoded by the coding sequence ATGCCCCCCAAGGGACGCCAGGGCGCTGCCAAGAAGGTGCGCCGCAAGGAAAAGAAGAACGTCGCTCACGGCCACGCGCACATCAAGAGCACGTTCAACAACACGATCGTGTCCATCACGGACCCGACCGGCAACGTGATCTCCTGGGCCTCCGCCGGCCACGTCGGCTTCAAGGGCTCGCGCAAGTCCACCCCCTTCGCCGCGCAGATGGCCGCCGAGTCGGCCGCCCGCCGCGCGCAGGAGCACGGCATGCGCAAGGTCGACGTCTTCGTCAAGGGTCCCGGCTCCGGCCGTGAGACCGCGATCCGCTCCCTCCAGGCCACCGGCCTCGAGGTCGGCTCGATCCAGGACGTCACCCCCACCCCGCACAACGGCTGCCGCCCCCCGAAGCGCCGCCGCGTCTGA